One genomic window of Bactrocera dorsalis isolate Fly_Bdor chromosome 4, ASM2337382v1, whole genome shotgun sequence includes the following:
- the LOC125778451 gene encoding uncharacterized protein LOC125778451: MNNKNPDPKNFIIQVCSKSIPEKRIEFKKEIENEIAHDVNNDKIKVFAIYEVIMRLIQSIELSLFAADEKSPMHIAAQMPHNAFMWTKEAWQERVHYGLFWMKVIAKAANRGWVEERKLQVDLRQLNDFALSILMSYIEKKQQQEACKKLRSVEEYGELHESLSNELIANTKQWNKLKEEKGSFDKCTATIKALEEKFLSLNMQALLKQKIKERYIRRHNEVSEDQAKLEADIRIKELIKQIDYYKERSENDAFIEVYKSDVYNNTIELLRLKIKNIEKQFVTKEIETEETRQVLQTGIAKLKTKLTYRKAKLRLFRTAVQQYREGGLTDFTELRNSVKSLAQSDKSFLVMDTSPSTNLTNKIETTSMAIKAN; encoded by the exons atgaataataaaaatccagatccaaaaaatttcataatacaAGTATGTTCAAAATCAATTCCGGAAAAGCGAATTGAATTTAAGAAAGAAATCGAAAACGAAATTGCTCACGATGTTAATAACGATAAGATCAAAGTATTTGCGATTTATGAAGTAATCATGCGACTGATACAAAGTATTGAATTGTCACTATTCGCGGCGGATGAGAAGTCGCCGATGCACATTGCAGCGCAAATGCCACACAACGCCTTTATGTGGACCAAGGAAGCCTGGCAGGAGCGTGTGCACTATGGGCTTTTTTGGATGAAAGTCATTGCGAAGGCGGCAAATAGAGGTTGGGTGGAGGAGCGGAAGTTGCAAGTGGACTTGAGACAACTAAATGATTTTGCGCTTTCAATATTAATGTCGTACATCGAAAAGAAGCAGCAACAAGAAGCTTGCAAAAAGCTGCG ATCGGTTGAAGAATACGGCGAACTGCACGAATCATTAAGCAATGAGTTGATTGCCAATACTAAGCAATGGAATAAACTCAAAGAAGAGAAGGGATCTTTCGACAAATGTACTGCCACTATAAAGgcacttgaagaaaaattccTTAGTCTAAATATGCAGGCACTTT TAAAGCAAAAGATCAAAGAAAGGTACATAAGACGCCACAATGAAGTGTCAGAGGACCAAGCTAAACTTGAGGCTGATATTCGAATAAAAGAGCTCATAAAACAAATTGACTATTACAAGGAGCGCAGTGAGAACGATGCATTCATAGAAGTTTACAAAAGCGATGTTTATAACAATACTATAGAG CTTTTGCgcttaaaaattaagaatatcgAAAAGCAGTTTGTGACTAAAGAAATAGAAACAGAAGAAACGCGTCAAGTTCTGCAGACCGGCATTGCGAAATTGAAGACAAAGCTTACATATCGCAAAGCAAAATTGCGCCTTTTCCGCACAGCAGTACAACAGTACAGAGAAGGTGGTCTCACCGATTTCACGGAGTTGAGAAACAGTGTCAAATCGCTTGCGCAGTCGGATAAGTCGTTTCTAGTCATGGATACATCACCGAGCACgaatttgacaaataaaatcgaaaCAACTAGCATGGCTATAAAagctaattga
- the LOC105225704 gene encoding uncharacterized protein LOC105225704, with amino-acid sequence MRRTFSLELIAKNPITKRLSFRSLHDVRRFRASASTTSQRSLKFERPVRYFNYKVKLKILAVHMAIKKLMNRILFIEDLERNKLGKFIHVQCPEQILSWKYEDWLDTESHRLLWFKVIDRQMSPRQFTIWMKLKNYTAIRNCLYDLGDCYVNKNEFIMPMDVMASIVKFHNFEAEISKQVQKNEAKADRVRLQLVALVFIKRTMGSLTKKPEDLFLISNIENNYVLRFHKVREEQAEMRLQIAEKRLKKEIQKAKKRFYEEQFATTCTTDTYFNQIENLRQRIAKLTLHYDSEYSRLDGNITYLKTAIEKMQANRSYLEEQMAWFKESLRLFDEGINPPKLSITPKPLKNLHFHKERRLTLLRPQRSLMSINSQTRWSLRPRTRPKKETSFLIGTENLE; translated from the exons ATGCGCAGAACTTTTTCTTTAGAATTAATCGCTAAAAATCCGATCACAAAACGTCTTTCGTTCCGATCGCTGCATGATGTGCGGCGATTCAGAGCATCAGCCAGTACAACCAGCCAAAGGAGTCTAAAGTTCGAACGACCCGTGCGTTATTTCAATTACAAAGTCAAGCTCAAAATACTGGCCGTTCACATGGCGATCAAGAAGCTAATGAACAGGATACTGTTCATAGAAGATCTGGAGCGTAACAAATTGGGCAAATTCATACACGTGCAATGTCCGGAACAGATTTTAAGTTGGAAGTACGAAGACTGGTTGGATACGGAGTCACACAGATTGCTGTGGTTCAAAGTCATCGACCGCCAGATGTCACCTAGGCAATTTACAATATGGATGAAGCTAAAGAACTATACGGCCATACGGAACTGCCTCTACGATTTGGGCGAttgttatgtgaacaaaaacgAGTTTATAATGCCAATGGATGTTATGgc GTCCATTGTGAAATTTCATAACTTCGAGGCGGAAATTTCAAAACAAGTGCAAAAGAATGAGGCAAAGGCTGACAGAGTGCGCCTCCAACTCGTCGCCTtggtttttattaaaagaaccATGGGCTCGTTAACCAAAAAACCGGAGGATCTCTTTC TGATATCTAATATAGAGAATAATTATGTGCTGCGTTTCCACAAAGTGAGAGAGGAGCAGGCCGAAATGCGCCTACAAATAGCCGAAAAGCGGCTAAAGAAGGAAATCCAGAAAGCCAAGAAACGTTTTTATGAAGAACAGTTTGCAACAACCTGCACCACGGACACCTATTTCAATCAGATAGAG AATTTGCGCCAACGCATAGCGAAGTTAACGCTACATTATGACAGCGAATACTCGCGCTTAGATGGAAACATAACTTACTTGAAAACAGCTATTGAGAAAATGCAAGCAAATCGCTCGTACTTGGAGGAACAGATGGCATGGTTTAAAGAGAGCTTGCGCCTTTTCGATGAAGGCATAAATCCACCCAAACTATCAATTACGCCCAAACCCTTAAAAAATCTGCATTTCCATAAGGAACGGAGACTGACACTGCTGCGACCTCAGCGGAGTCTCATGTCCATAAACTCACAGACGCGATGGTCTCTGCGTCCTAGAACTAGGCCAAAAAAGGAGACCTCATTCTTAATAGGTACAGAAAATCTagagtaa